Proteins encoded together in one Impatiens glandulifera chromosome 1, dImpGla2.1, whole genome shotgun sequence window:
- the LOC124920521 gene encoding ABC transporter G family member 35-like, translated as MEGERFRSGSTRGSRIVRSLSRVGSWHVEDVFGGGPGVAGSARRSSRAAEEDEEALRWAALEKLPTYARLRTSILKSVGDDDSNNKVIHEQIDVRKLDMSAKQDFIDRLFRVAEEDNEKYLRKFRARIEKVGISLPTVEVRYEHLTIEADCYIGDRALPTLLNVTRNLVESGLGCIGIGAQKTKLTILKDVSGVIKPGRMTLLLGPPSSGKTTLLLALAGKLDPSLKVKGEITYNGHKLNEFVPQKTSAYISQNDVHVGEMTVKETLDFSARCQGVGSRYEMLMELAKREKDAGIIPEAEVDLFMKATAMEGVKSSLITDYTLRLLGLDVCRDTIVGDEMIRGVSGGQKKRVTTGEMIVGPTKTLFMDEISTGLDSSTTFQIVRCLQQIVHLTEATILVSLLQPAPETFNLFDDIILLSEGQTVYQGPREHVIEFFQSCGFRCPERKGTADFLQEVTSRKDQEQYWADRNRQYRYIPVSEFAQRFKNFHVGVRIQNELSVPFDRAQNHKAALVFNRYSVPKMELLKACFDKEWLLIKRNSFIYVFKTVQIIIIAIIASTLFLRTNMHTNTLDDGLIYVGALLFAMIINMFNGFAELSLTIQRLPVFYKHRDLLLHPAWAFTLPNFLLRIPITMFESVIWIVMSYYTIGFAPEADRFFKQLLIVFLIQQMAAGVFRLISGVCRTMVIASTGGALILLLIFLLGGFILPYDQIPKWWQWAYWLSPLTYSFNALAVNEMFAPRWMNKMVSPNSNTTLGIAILNTFDVPTEPNWYWIGVGALLGFIVILNILFTLALTYLSPFGKAQAVLSKETAMEMENDQEHTNEPPRLRINGSVRETSSPSLSAADGNNTREMAVRRMSSQSNPNGLSRNDDPILESVGGIAPKKGMVLPFTPLAMSFDTVNYYVDMPPEMKAQGVTEDRLQLLRGVTSAFRPGVLTALMGVSGAGKTTLMDVLAGRKTGGYIEGDVRISGFPKNQETFARVSGYCEQTDIHSPQVTIRESLIYSAFLRLPKEVSKSEKMLFVDQVMDLVELDNLKDAIVGLPGVSGLSTEQRKRLTIAVELVANPSIIFMDEPTSGLDARAAAIVMRTVRNTVDTGRTVVCTIHQPSIDIFEAFDELLLMKRGGQVIYSGPLGRNSQKIVEYFEAVPGIPKIKEMYNPATWMLEVSSVAAEVRLGMDFAEHYRSSALFQRNKTLVKELSVPPPGNKNIFFSTQYSQSTWGQFKSCLWKQWITYWRSPDYNLVRNFFTLIAALMVGTIFWQVANKSQKSVSDLTTMIGAMYSAVLFVGINNCGTVQPLVATERTVFYRERAAGMYSALPYAFAQVIAELPYVFVQTMYFSLIVYAMIGFEWAVGKFFWFFFITFFSFLYFTYYGMMTVSITPNHQVAAIFAAAFYALFNLFSGFFIPKPKIPKWWIWYYWICPVAWTVYGLIVSQYGDLQSELIVPGVTPNPTIQSYIKSHFGYDPDFIGGIAGGLVAFCVFFAFMYAYCIKTLNFQTR; from the exons ATGGAAGGTGAGAGATTCCGGTCAGGGTCGACAAGAGGCAGTCGGATAGTCCGGAGCCTGAGTCGGGTCGGAAGTTGGCACGTGGAAGATGTGTTTGGTGGCGGCCCAGGAGTGGCAGGGTCAGCTAGAAGGAGTAGCCGGGCAGCTGAGGAAGATGAGGAAGCTCTTCGATGGGCAGCCCTTGAGAAACTGCCAACTTATGCTAGATTGAGAACAAGCATTCTCAAATCGGTCGGAGATGATGATAGTAACAATAAGGTTATCCACGAGCAGATTGATGTTAGGAAATTGGATATGAGTGCCAAACAAGACTTTATCGATAGGCTTTTCAGGGTGGCCGAGGAAGATAACGAGAAGTACTTGAGGAAGTTCAGAGCCAGAATTGAAAA GGTTGGGATTAGTCTACCGACAGTTGAAGTTAGGTACGAGCATCTTACAATCGAAGCTGATTGTTACATTGGAGACAGAGCACTTCCCACTTTGCTCAACGTCACTAGGAACCTCGTTGAGTCGGGTCTAGGCTGCATCGGGATAGGCGCCCAAAAGACCAAACTAACCATCTTGAAGGATGTCTCGGGCGTCATTAAACCGGGAAg GATGACACTTCTATTGGGTCCACCATCCTCTGGGAAAACCACCCTTTTGTTAGCCCTGGCCGGAAAATTGGACCCCAGTTTGAAG gtGAAGGGAGAAATTACATATAATGGTCATAAGTTGAATGAATTTGTCCCACAAAAGACATCTGCTTACATCAGCCAAAACGATGTCCATGTCGGAGAAATGACCGTGAAAGAAACCCTAGATTTCTCCGCTAGGTGTCAAGGAGTTGGATCGCGATATg AAATGTTAATGGAGCTTGCAAAGAGAGAAAAAGATGCTGGAATAATTCCGGAGGCTGAAGTTGACCTTTTCAtgaag GCAACTGCTATGGAAGGAGTTAAAAGCAGTCTCATTACCGACTACACATTAAGG CTATTGGGGCTTGACGTATGCCGTGACACTATTGTCGGGGATGAAATGATTCGAGGTGTTTCAGGAGGTCAAAAGAAGCGAGTTACCACAG GAGAGATGATCGTTGGTCCGACCAAGACTCTTTTCATGGACGAGATATCCACCGGACTAGACAGCTCCACGACGTTTCAGATCGTGAGGTGCCTACAGCAAATAGTACACTTGACTGAAGCCACCATTCTTGTATCCCTGCTCCAGCCTGCACCCGAGACCTTCAATCTCTTCGACGATATCATCTTGTTATCGGAAGGTCAAACCGTCTACCAGGGTCCCCGAGAACATGTCATTGAATTCTTCCAAAGCTGCGGATTCAGGTGCCCTGAGAGGAAAGGGACTGCAGATTTCTTACAAGAGGTTACCTCCAGGAAGGATCAGGAGCAGTATTGGGCCGATAGAAACAGGCAGTATAGATACATCCCTGTGAGCGAGTTTGCCCAGAGATTCAAGAACTTCCATGTGGGAGTTCGCATCCAGAACGAGCTGTCGGTTCCTTTCGATAGGGCGCAGAACCATAAGGCTGCACTTGTGTTTAATAGGTACTCCGTCCCTAAAATGGAGCTTCTCAAGGCGTGCTTCGATAAGGAATGGCTGTTGATCAAGCGTAACTCGTTTATCTATGTGTTCAAGACGGTTCAGATCATAATCATTGCTATTATTGCATCGACGTTGTTTCTGAGGACAAACATGCACACGAATACTCTAGACGATGGGTTAATCTACGTAGGAGCGCTCCTGTTCGCTATGATCATTAACATGTTTAACGGATTTGCGGAACTGTCTCTAACCATACAGAGACTTCCAGTGTTCTACAAACATAgggatcttcttcttcatcccgCTTGGGCCTTCACTTTACCCAATTTCTTGCTTCGGATACCAATCACCATGTTTGAATCCGTCATTTGGATTGTCATGTCCTACTACACAATCGGTTTTGCTCCTGAGGCAGACAG GTTTTTCAAGCAACTGTTGATAGTATTCTTGATCCAACAAATGGCTGCTGGGGTCTTCAGGCTCATTTCTGGAGTTTGCAGAACAATGGTCATTGCAAGTACAGGCGGGGCTCTCATTCTACTACTCATATTCCTACTCGGTGGTTTCATCCTGCCATACG ATCAAATTCCAAAGTGGTGGCAGTGGGCATACTGGTTATCTCCATTGACTTATAGTTTCAATGCATTGGCTGTAAATGAAATGTTTGCTCCAAGGTGGATGAATAAAATG GTATCTCCCAATAGTAATACAACTCTGGGAATTGCGATTCTAAATACCTTCGATGTCCCTACTGAACCAAACTGGTATTGGATCGGGGTAGGAGCGCTTTTGGGCTTCATAGTTATCTTAAACATTCTCTTCACCCTCGCCCTCACTTACCTAAGTC CTTTTGGGAAGGCACAAGCTGTGCTTTCCAAAGAGACAGCCATGGAGATGGAAAATGACCAAGAACATACCAACGAACCTCCCAGGCTCAGAATTAACGGATCAGTTAGGGAGACATCCTCTCCTTCCTTGTCTGCTGCGGATGGAAACAATACAA GAGAAATGGCAGTTCGACGGATGAGTAGCCAATCAAATCCAAACGGACTGAGTAGAAACGACGATCCGATCCTCGAGTCTGTGGGTGGCATTGCGCCCAAGAAAGGAATGGTGCTACCATTCACTCCTCTAGCCATGTCTTTTGATACAGTGAATTACTACGTGGACATGCCGCCAGAAATGAAGGCTCAAGGTGTAACCGAAGACAGGCTTCAATTACTCCGAGGCGTAACAAGTGCGTTTAGGCCTGGAGTTCTCACCGCGCTTATGGGAGTTAGTGGAGCTGGAAAGACCACTCTCATGGATGTCCTAGCAGGAAGGAAAACCGGAGGATACATTGAAGGTGACGTCAGAATTTCCGGGTTCCCAAAGAACCAAGAAACGTTTGCCAGGGTTTCTGGATACTGTGAACAGACCGATATCCATTCTCCACAAGTCACGATTCGAGAATCCTTAATCTATTCGGCTTTCCTCAGACTCCCCAAAGAAGTCAGCAAGAGTGAAAAAATG CTTTTTGTGGATCAAGTGATGGACCTGGTGGAATTGGACAACCTTAAAGACGCCATTGTTGGGCTTCCCGGGGTTTCTGGACTGTCGACGGAGCAGAGAAAGAGATTGACGATAGCGGTTGAGCTCGTTGCTAACCCCTCCATTATATTCATGGATGAACCGACATCTGGACTTGACGCAAGAGCGGCCGCCATTGTTATGAGGACAGTCAGAAACACAGTGGACACAGGAAGAACTGTCGTGTGCACAATTCATCAGCCCAGCATTGATATCTTTGAAGCCTTTGACGAGCTCCTGTTGATGAAAAGGGGAGGACAGGTTATCTACTCTGGACCCCTCGGTCGAAACTCTCAAAAGATTGTTGAATATTTCGAG GCTGTTCCTGGCATTccaaaaattaaagaaatgtaCAATCCAGCAACATGGATGCTAGAAGTAAGCTCGGTTGCCGCAGAAGTCAGGCTTGGGATGGATTTTGCAGAGCACTACAGATCGTCAGCGTTGTTCCA gcgAAACAAGACTTTAGTGAAGGAGTTAAGCGTACCTCCACCAGGAAACAAAAATATCTTCTTCTCGACACAATACTCTCAGTCTACGTGGGGGCAATTCAAATCCTGTCTATGGAAACAATGGATAACTTACTGGAGAAGCCCCGACTATAATCTCGttaggaacttcttcactttGATAGCTGCCTTAATGGTGGGAACAATTTTCTGGCAAGTTGCTAATAAGAG CCAAAAGAGCGTATCGGATTTGACAACAATGATAGGAGCAATGTATTCAGCTGTCCTGTTTGTTGGAATTAACAACTGTGGAACAGTACAGCCATTGGTAGCTACTGAAAGAACAGTTTTCTACAGAGAAAGAGCAGCTGGAATGTATTCTGCACTACCTTATGCATTTGCCCag GTGATTGCTGAGCTACCATATGTGTTTGTCCAAACGATGTACTTCAGTCTCATCGTTTATGCCATGATTGGATTCGAATGGGCAGTTGGGAAATTCTTTTGGTTTTTCTTCATCACCTTCTTCTCCTTCCTCTACTTCACTTACTATGGAATGATGACTGTCTCCATAACGCCAAACCATCAAGTGGCAGCTATATTTGCAGCAGCATTCTACGCGCTCTTCAACCTTTTCTCTGGATTCTTCATTCCAAAACCT AAAATTCCAAAGTGGTGGATATGGTACTACTGGATATGCCCAGTTGCATGGACTGTTTATGGATTGATTGTATCTCAATACGGTGATTTACAGAGCGAACTTATCGTTCCTGGAGTGACTCCCAATCCGACCATTCAATCATACATCAAAAGTCACTTCGGCTATGACCCAGATTTCATTGGCGGAATTGCAGGAGGACTGGTGGCTTTCTGTGTCTTTTTTGCCTTCATGTATGCCTATTGCATCAAGACCTTAAACTTCCAGACAAGGTAG
- the LOC124920522 gene encoding uncharacterized protein LOC124920522: MVLSLPIPISSLSSSSNLCGSELLSLSSNFSTLSISSKSSLILFPKQPLRTTIRMGGGPRTYPGGVSKWQWKRMQAKKAAQLLKARLARERQIYEMRKRAELKAAVTDLERPWEVVEKAPKLFSVGADEQVKVLADRFQKPGGFDMWSEKDGPQIFSPVNGSPTARFFPKGVVHSIKPYGMIESDDGMGNEINQSPRQSNSLNGDMNSKGRRYEKKGRRTRSETKELKSNNMKGLSSSVGGVEQRGSGDTLSPANCDRGGRKQSAKPSKVYDLSLQQDGRYEFKAQNLKSG; the protein is encoded by the coding sequence ATGGTTCTCTCGTTGCCGATACCCATTTCATCCCTTTCATCATCAAGCAACCTATGCGGTTCCGAGCTCCTAAGTCTCTCATCAAACTTCTCCACCCTCTCTATCTCCTCCAAATCCAGCCTCATCCTCTTCCCAAAACAACCCCTAAGAACGACAATCCGAATGGGTGGAGGCCCTCGGACATACCCAGGAGGTGTTTCCAAGTGGCAATGGAAGCGAATGCAAGCAAAGAAGGCTGCACAGCTCCTTAAAGCTCGTCTTGCTCGTGAGCGACAGATATACGAGATGCGGAAGCGGGCGGAGCTAAAGGCAGCTGTTACCGATCTAGAGCGGCCGTGGGAGGTAGTGGAGAAGGCGCCGAAGCTTTTCTCAGTCGGAGCTGACGAGCAAGTTAAGGTATTAGCCGATCGTTTTCAAAAGCCTGGTGGGTTTGATATGTGGTCGGAAAAGGACGGCCCCCAGATTTTTTCTCCTGTTAACGGATCCCCTACTGCTAGATTTTTCCCGAAAGGGGTTGTTCATAGCATCAAGCCATATGGTATGATTGAGAGTGATGATGGGATGGGGAATGAAATCAATCAATCTCCCAGACAAAGTAATTCTTTGAATGGAGATATGAATTCTAAAGGGAGGAGATAtgagaagaaggggagaaggaCAAGGTCTGaaacaaaagaattgaagaGTAATAATATGAAGGGGTTGTCTTCTTCTGTAGGAGGTGTTGAACAAAGAGGATCAGGAGATACTCTGTCTCCTGCGAATTGTGATAGAGGTGGTCGCAAACAAAGTGCTAAGCCTTCAAAAGTGTATGATTTGAGTTTGCAACAAGATGGAAGATATGAATTTAAAGCACAAAACTTGAAATCTGGTTGA